In Lolium perenne isolate Kyuss_39 chromosome 5, Kyuss_2.0, whole genome shotgun sequence, the sequence CATTTTCCTCTTTGCACCTAAGAGCAAGCTGTAGTGAACGCTGAAGCGCAGGATCTGCAGGCAAACTATTCCGGTTGTTATTATGGTAGGAGCACATCTCCTCATAGAACAAGTGCTTTGAGTTCAATATCTTCCTTGCGACGTCTTTCAACTTGTCAGAGAGATTATCCATGCGGTCCAGAAGTGCTGGATTCTCCACAACCTTGCAGGTTGTACCCCGTCCAAGGATTTCAGTAAGCCTTTTGTATCTCTTATTCAGGTCATTGAACTTATCCTCGCACTGTTGCGGTGACACACTGCAGCCTCGCTCGCCCATGACCTTTGATATTGCCTTCCACTTGCCTTTCTTCTGCATCATTGCACAGTTCCTCTTACCACCTCCTAAATCAGTTCCTTGATCCTCCCCAGTGTAAGACGCTGCAGTAATTAAAAGCTTAACCATTGAATCAGTCCACTTCATACGGTGCCACGCAGAGCCCTTCTTTCCCTTGCCGCTCTGGCTATCAGTGGTATCCTCATTCAGACCTTCCTCATCATCGCTCATGGTCACGGAGTCCTTCGTGTGATAGTTCTGGTGAAGGACCTGGTGGTGATCAGGCTTCCTGCGTTCTCCAAATAGAATCTCTGACATGTGATCAGAATCTGTAACCTGGTTCATAGGCATGGGGAAATTGCCAGGTATCTGAGATTGGTTGAAGACCTGATTACCCGAGTTTGGAGCACGTATTTGCATGGGGTTGCGATGCAAGTCTGAACTGCCATAAGATGCTCCATGCATAAAGTTTCCACAGGGCAGGTTATTGCCTTCCATTCTCCCAATGTACCAGGCCGCTACTGATGCTTTTTATTAATATACAAAAATGTATAGAATATGGCACAATTACTTCTTCAGTCTGCAATCCCAGCCGAGAAAATAATTAGAAAGAACTATCGAACAGTCAACACATATTGCACATAGCACATCTGCAAACTTCTAAGTGATCTTAGAATCAGCTGTAAATTTACGGATTGTGATATAATCAAAATCGCTTATATGGTGAACTAAGATGGTTCAAAGGTTTCATTTAACTATCGTAATACTTTTAACCAGAGTCTCCACGTTAATGCTCAAGCGATTGGTTGAATCAACACAAGT encodes:
- the LOC127299738 gene encoding uncharacterized protein is translated as MEGNNLPCGNFMHGASYGSSDLHRNPMQIRAPNSGNQVFNQSQIPGNFPMPMNQVTDSDHMSEILFGERRKPDHHQVLHQNYHTKDSVTMSDDEEGLNEDTTDSQSGKGKKGSAWHRMKWTDSMVKLLITAASYTGEDQGTDLGGGKRNCAMMQKKGKWKAISKVMGERGCSVSPQQCEDKFNDLNKRYKRLTEILGRGTTCKVVENPALLDRMDNLSDKLKDVARKILNSKHLFYEEMCSYHNNNRNSLPADPALQRSLQLALRCKEENDLMRGASGDADEDDQSADSDYEEDNYGEHHSTHSNKEALPMQKKMQYMADHEDVGFGNSSSSHHCSQRSSPHGIALDINKVFPDGTSLALAQRDLVSESAELEKYRLQIEIRELKLAQARLKWEQLCKKKDKELERMRRENEEMENGNKRLELKVRQKALELELKLKGNGNHS